CAAGTAGCATaaactcaatgtttatttttagcagtATAAGTATCCAATTTTTCTAAAACAGTAATTTTCTTCTAGTTTCGTCAGTACAGATtccgttttgaatttattaaaaaaatatttagaagtaactgatactacatgTTTCTATCTAGACCCAATGATTTAGAATTCAGGTCTTATATATGCCATATTTAAGATAATAACAGAGTTAGTACTGACacaattagagaaaaattatagttttacaaacattagaTACTTATaccgctaaacataaatatagagtttatgccgcttacaaactccaaacttttagttttatgccgctatttaccatatatattataaaaatatttgtgagataaatatcttatattttCTTATCCATACACTTATATTATGCTAGGCGAAAGTTACGTGCATTGCACGTATGCTTAGTcatatatattcaattttatttagcaaGTGATAAAATATGcatatttcttcaatttttatttttacattcaaaTAGTCATTCTAATATGCTTAGAAATATTTTAgcagtaaaaaaaattcaattaatttaGTATGTCTGTTTAGCCTGTTGAATTAAACCACATATTACCTGTACACTGTAAAAACCAGATTATTACACAAAGATTTACAAGGCAGTAAAATAATCCCTAGGTGGCCTTTGGCCTCTATTAACCTAGACAAAAGCAGTTAAGTTAGTTACAAAGTTGATTAACACTTTGTAACTAACTCTCCTCTCTTTGTGCTataatacaacatatataaaaaccagcaagaacaacaattaagtAAGAGGCAAAgaacatttcaaaaaaaaaaaaaaggtaagagGCAGAGAAACAAAAATTCAGAGCAGTACTACAGAATTAGAAATAGAAAATCAGAGGCATAACAATATACAACAAAATCAGATCCTTTTCACAGAGAAGAAACAGACTGTTTTTTGGGGGAGTTCTTTGGAGGAGGCTTACAATAGAGTAAGCTTTGGAACCCAAGGTGTGATCCGGATATCAAAGATCTCAGGAAGATTGTTCATGCAACAAAGACGAAATACACAACAGTTAGTACAAAATACAAAAAGATACAATGTTTAGGTTTTGAGATATAGGTTTCTGAAGAGTAATACAATACAAAGAATGCTAAAGTTTGTTTAAGTTTTGGGATATAATGTTTTGGATTAAGAGAAAATGTGAAGCTATAGCTTAATACATATACAGAAATATATTAACTTCTTAACCAAAAATGAAATTAGAGAGTTGTATAATATAAAATCTAGTTTCATATATCAATTTATGTTTTGTTGATAAAAAgtatttatacaaatataaataactttaatgtatctttaaacatttttttaactttaatttataaatttataattgatttattatagggataatttcaaaaaaaaaaaaaacataataacaaaaaaattacaaaaatgcagttgtataaaattttaaatatttttacgattttatttacagaaaatatgagtttttgatgtatttttatattatacttttattaatttgttgttaattttttgttatttgtatgttattttaatattgtttggatattatttttctgttatttttgtatatttatttttgttgtttttatattatttttatagaacaccataaaaatattaaaaaaaatttaaaaatatataaattttatgaaaattactactttatccAATTATCCCTTCATTATAATCAATCTAATTTAGTTATTATTCATCATGTTATTACATTTAgccttgttgttttttttttcttttctatgtaTGTCCGTctattatatgttttttttttcccttaaaccgttcattacatatttaattttacaTGATATGTTACAAATGAATATTTTTAAACAAACTGACGTGAATATTTGGAAAATGTGAAAATATATGTGTATAGCATGAAGACTACCCAAATGAAGAGAACCAAACTCAACCGTAGAAGAGGTCACTACTCCAAGAGGAccaaacaaatatttattattaataataataaattatcaaCTTTTTAACATATTGTGTGTTTTCACACTAGTCTATTAGTGCCAAAGGGTTCCACTGTATAAGTTTACTGGTCTAGGTTCATTTCATGTTTTAGAGGTTTCTCTGTTGTTGGTGAGATCCAGGGCAGACTCACATTGTAGCGAGGAGAGCAGTTGCATCTTgacaaaaaatccaaaaaaaaatgtatatgtatattagttAGTTACAATATACATTTATAATAAAAGATTATATGTAGATTTAATAGTAGGTTTGGTGTAATGGTTAGTTTAGATTATGTTATAGGTTAAAGGTTCAAATcccactaataatatttttctatttagttTACTTTTGCCCCCtactttacaaaaaaaaaaaaaaaaaaaaaaaaaaaaaattacgccCCCTCACTTTAAATCCTGGATCTGCGACGTGAGATGATAATTGTTATACATTTAAGATACATTTGGTTAGAAGTAATGAAATAGATAAAAATGAATTAAGTTTCGTTCCATTCTTTTATTTAGttgtattttaatatattagaaTCATTTCAATGGAGATTTCAATAGAGTGActtttctattttgaaatgaatgaaaaaactATTCCAATAGAATATGAgaatgatttaatattttttttttatcaattcttttaatatatattaaactgTATTCCATtcttattgttatatttttatttctctcAACTAAATGtaacattaattatatatttaagagttttttttttttttttttttaaaaaaaaaaaaaataaaacttaataaatgaGAGAATATAACGGTAAGAGATATTTGTAATGATTTGTATAGTTCGAGaggaaatttcaaaaaaaaaaatgagaattaaagaaaaaaatttaaaagtattttaaGTGGTAAAAGTTCTATttattcatgaaaaataaataaaaattaaggtcagcattttcaaaatatagtttgactaaaattataattagaagattgtttttttaacttttttttaataattagagggtatatttaagtatttataagaAGAGAGAGTCAAAAATGAGGTTTAGTTAGTTAAATTATATGGACCAAAATTGGATTACCCTacattttattgaaaaatatatatgcactACCAATATTAactttactataaaaaaaaaataaataaaatacatacaaACTGTCCAAattaaaaaacttaattacctatataaatttaatatgcataattttttatttaaattatgcgtaattaattatgcatatttttcattttttatttataatttaaattattttcaaatatacGCTAATATAAAAATCTAACCGCatttactttttgttaaaaaaagaaaaaaacagagCTCTGGAGACAACAATCGGGCCTCTATTTTGCCTCCATTAACGCCGTGTTCCGAGCTGCCCCAATCGAGCCTCCGTCCCAAGCATCCCAAAGCTGCCGAAGCTTAGCCCTCCGACCCGTTCCCAAACACTTGCAGGTTCTCTCAAAATTGTTTAGTGACATTTTGCTATTTTACCTCAGATCATTCCATTAACAACTTTTGTTATGGTTCTCCTTAGAAATATACTATGGGGGATATTCATAGCATTATTTTTGGAATGATATATCCTTAACTTATCTCTCCCTCGTCTTGTGTTTTTGGATGGAATATGGAGAGACTTGGATTTAGAAACATGTCTGTTTTCATTAGTAGAGCGACTTGAAATTGGTGGTCTCACCTCATCACTTTTCCCACATGTTTTTTTGTTCTTACTGTTAACACTGCAGGATGTTACTTTGAgatagtaattttattttaattgaatGATTACTTGCTTCTAAGATTGGGAGCTATTCTGATTTTCAAGAGGGGAATGTTATGGAGGCTTTCTTGTGCAATTCCATGAGTTGAGCCCTTTAGAAGCTGAAGCTCTCATGCACCTATTTTTACTCATGCATGTGGCTATACTAATATCAGTTTTTTTACTGATTGTTTATCAATTGTGCAGGGATTAAGGAGAGGGGCACTCGTAGAATGAGAagtgatttctttttttttttttaagtcaaCTGCTTAGACCATGTTAGGAGGATGGTTGATCGGCCAATGTGTGATAAAGCAAAGATTGTAATTAGTCCCGGGATTGCTGAGAAAATCTAATGAGCTCCAAGATGAAGTGTTTCATCACCATGGAAAAAAACTTGCAAATAGGGGAATGATTTGTTAGAAAAATTGGGGAAGGAATTTGTACATCCAAACTGGCATAGTTGAATGGaaaaatattgggaaaattttTGGTTCACGGTCTCTATAATTGTATTAGTATGGTGGGTAAAGTATTAAAGTATTGACTattgaatgaaaataaaatttggtaTTTTAGAATGAGAGTTCAGGTGGTGCTTATATAAATTCTCTTTCTAAATTGCTCTTTCTGATTCTGAATACACGCTAAGAAAATCGTCATCCGATATCAGCACACCAACTGCTGCCCTCcaatatttattctttattGGCAACTTCACCTAATTAAACAGACAGAAACTTGATCCATTCGTTCAATTCAAAGATTTCGTAATCACGATTCACGGTCAAAAAGctggaaatatatatatatttatatatatataaatatatataacgaGAACAAAGAGAATAAACCATTCTAAGTCAATAATGGCATGTGTTTCATCATTAAGCTCCATTCTCCTTCTTCAGTGTCTAATTTTTATATGCGCTGCAACTCCAACTTCACCAGCTTCAACTCCAGAAAACTTTATCCAATGCGTGTCCAAAAATTCAGAACTTTCAGTACCAGTCACCACAACCCTATTCACACCAAACAATTCTTCATTCAATTCTATACTCGACTCCACGGCAACAAATCTCAGGTTCTTGAAACCTTCTCTCCCAAAACCAGAGTTTATATTCACTCCATTACATGATTCCCAAGTCCAAGCAGCCGTTATTTGTTTGAGAAAGCTGGGATTACAACTCAGACTTCGTAGCGGAGGACACGACTTCGAAGGAGTCTCCTACACATCTGAAAGTCAAGCCCCTTTCGTCATTATAGATCTAGTAAATCTTAGACGTATCGAGGTTAACATCGAAGATACCTCGGCGTGGGTTCAGGCCGGTGCCACAAATGGAGAACTTTATTATAGAATCTCTCAGAAAAGCAGAGTACATACTTTCCCAGCTGGAATTTGCACGAGTTTAGGCATCGGCGGCTACATAACAGGAGGTGGTTATGGCTCTCTGCTAAGAAAATATGGTCTGGCGGCTGATAACGTTGTTGATGCTCTAATCGTCGATGTTAATGGTAAAATTCTCGATAGAAAAGCCatgggagaagacttgttttgGGCAATAAGAGGTGGTGGTGGAGGAAGCTTTGGAATCATTCTTTGGTGGAAGATTAAACTTGTTTCCGTCCCCGAAAAAGTTACCGTTTTTCGAATCACTAAGACTTTGGAGCAAGGAGCGAAGAAGATCATCCAAAAGTGGCAACAAATTGCGGATAAGCTTGATGAAGATTTATTCCTTAAGGTCACTACGACAGTGGCTAACGGTACAAAGATCGGTCAAAGAACTATAGCAACTACTTATGAAGCTCTGTTCCTGGGAAACACTAATGGACTTCTACGAATTATGGATCATAGCTTTCCTGAGTTGGGTTTGATCAAGAAAGATTGTGTGGAAATGAGTTGGATTGAGACTGCGGCGTTTCTTGAAGGAAGACAGAATGGAACACCAGTGGAGTACCTTCTTCaatcgaaatctatattcaaGACCTTTTTCAAAGCAAAGTCTGACTTTATCAAGAAACCCATACCAGATGTTGGTCTGGAGGGGCTGTGGGAAAGGTTGTTGGAGAAAGATATTCAAGCGGCCATAATATGGACTCCATATGGTGGAAAGATGAGCGTGATTCCGGAATCTGATTCCCCTTTCCCTCATAGGAAAGGAATCATTTTCATGAGTCAGTACTTTAACACTTGGAATATTGGAGAGAAACACCCTGAAAAACACATTAATTGGAATAGAAAGTTGTACGAGTATATGGCTCCTTATGTTTCCATGTCTCCACGTGAAGCTTATGTGAATTATAGGGATCTTGATATTGGGAGGAACAAGAAGATGAGCAACACTACAAGCTTTAAACAATCAAGAGTTTGGGGGGAAAAGTATTTCAAGGCTAACTTCGATAGATTGGTCAGTGTGAAAAGTGAAGTTGATCCGGATAACTTCTTCTGGCATGAACAGAGTGTTCCACCTCTAAAATGATATACATAATACATATAAAGTCAAATAATGTGTGTGTGTTGTTTCTCTACAATAATATTTAGATGAATAAGGTTTTGTTTGGGAGGCAGATTaagtattgtattgtataatattatattaaattatatttatggtaaaactatatgttgtattaatttttatggacacacaaatatataatacttttaaaaatcacaaatatataatattttagtacaaattaaagtttaatatagtattatataaaaatataatatatataatccaATAATATAATACAACATTCCAAACCAGCCATAAACGTAAATTTCTCTTTACAATTTAATTATCATGGTAATGGTTAAATATGACTACATCACAATTTTGGCCCGaaatattttaattcaattattcttataaaacttaattaaaatatatttcaaaatgtTAGAtaactaaaaattttaaaattattgaaaatctTAAAAGTAAAccaaaaaatgatttttttttaaatatcatttctaatctttgaataaaaaaaaagggtagataccattttggaccctgtgttttgtaaaagctacagattggaccctgtgttttgttaaatgacaaaatggaccctgtattttctaaaatagtaaaaataggaccctgagcttaatttttgacaactttttttttaatacaaccaacttgaagacaatgcttaatacgaacagatacaaaaaatgtaaacagttttgtcatagcacttttagattggattataattaaactttattttgacaaaaaatcaatccagggtcctatttgtactattttagaaaatacagggttcattttgtcatttaacaaaacacagagtctaattggtaacttttgcaaaacagaaggtccaaaatggtatttgcAAATATAAACTTATGTGacaataattaatttaactttctttgactaaattttgtttaattttcaatGCTTTTTTAAGTAGATTTTTAGGTTATTTTCCTGCTAaatattttgcatagaaaacgaCAATTGGCTAAAAGGAATAAAATATAGGAATAACAATAAAAAGGGAAAtagaacaaaattaaattaaaatatataaaaaaaaattattatatttttatcatcttgaatggttattttattttttaaaaaataaatagtttaagtgaaatgatattttaatactttaaaatacaaataattaaaaaaaataaaagttatttcatttctattttattatctttaattaaatccGGCCTAAGtactaataaactaataagtatATTTCATACActatattatattgtatattgtataatattaaattgaattccttaatattatttttatatgttttaaGAATTTGTGGTCAAACtccttatatttttatgtttgttaCGGTTTAACCTCCTTACTCGAAAAATTATAGCATGTTTGTTACGGTTTAACCTCCTTACTCGGAAAAATTATAGCTATACTCTCTAAACTCGACAATCGTTTTGCTCTGTAGTCCTTCCGTCCATTTTGATCTGCTAAGTGCAAAGTGGACTGGCATAGTGTACACAAATGTACACATGGCAAATTTTCATTGGCCcacttaatattaataatttatatattaaaaaataatttaaaatatttaaaaataaaaaaaataaaaataattttttttcttttttttcttcttggttCTTCTCAAAAATCATAACCCCCACCCTTACGAATCCAACCAGAAATCGAACCCAAAAAATCTAATCCCAACCCAAATAATCCACATATAAATTATCCCAACCCAAAAAACTCTTACCCCCAACCCCAATCCTAAAATCACCAACAGTCATTTTCCACTTGGATTTGGCTTATATCTTTCCAAAAACCTCTCTTTTTTCATCTCCAGCCACCGCAGCCGCCACCATGCAAGCCGCATTCCTAACCCTCAGCCCACGTCTCACCCTAAACCAACGACTCCCTCTCACTGTCGAGGTCGTTCTATCTCCGGCATTGATCGTCGTGGAATCCCAACCGATGAAGACCCAGAAGCTCGACAAGTACAACTCTCAAATTACTGAGCCCAAATCCCAAGGTGGGTCTCAGGCCATTTTTCATGGAGTGGGGCTTTTTGAGGATGATATGAGTAAACCCCGGATTGGGATATCTACAGTTTGGTATGAAGGCAATACTTGTAATATGCACTTGTTGAGCCTTTCTAAGGACTAGCGGAATGTGGTTCAATATCTGTTGGTGATTTTTGAGTTGGggtttgaagaagaaaaagaaaaaaatattaatatataaattattaatattaagaaGGCCAATGAAAATTTGTCACGTGTATATTTGTGTATAGGCAGTCTACTTTGACACTTAACAAACCAAAATAGATGGAAGGACTACATACTAAAATGATTGTCAAGTTCAGGAAGTATTGTTAGAAAATGAAAGTGTTACTAGTTACCAGCTTCTTTTCATTTACCTGTTACTATTTACTGCACTGAtgtatatttgtaaaattattagGCACATGATTTTCCAATCATTGCCAATCATTCTTTCTCTCTCCTTTCCGTTATTTGTCAGAGAATATTCTTTGTATTCCAACCTTTTGGGGTGAGGTGTCCCCCTTCTAGATTGTACCATTCTTGATGCCCTAGTGGCTATATAATGTAAAGTTTGCAGCTGTGCTCAGTGAGCTAAATTTCACAAATACTTgtgctattattttatcttggtatcagagcaccaGTTTTTTTCTATGGCGACTGGAGAGCAAACACCAAGAAAATTCACAGCTCAGTCTGGGAGCAACGTTGCAAACCAGAACTTCAGCAGCAGCAATGGCTCATCTTCCTCGAATGTCTCTGTTCCACACTTTGGGAGTACTCTTAATCAGCCTTTTGCTCTCAAGTTGGACAGAAACAACTTCTCACTGTGGAAGACGATGGTCAAGGCTATTGCTAGAGGACATCGGCTAGACGGTTACTTGACTGGAGCAAGAACCATGCCAGATGAATATCTTCCTGCACCTGATGCAGAAGGACAACCAGGAATCGCACCTGAGATCAATCCTGAGTTCGAGCCATGGATTGTTAATGACCAGCTTTTAATGGGCTGGTTATATGGATCCATGACAGAAGGTATTGCTACCGAAATCATGGGTTGCTCTTCCTCTGCAGAGTTGTGGAGCAGTTTGGAAGCTTTGTTTGGTGCTCATTCCAAGGCTAAAATGGATGAGTACAGAACCAAAATACAGACAGTAAGAAAAGGATCTATGTCAATGGTAGATTACCTCAAACAAAAGAAGCAATGGTCAGATGTCTTGACCTTAGCAGGTGACCCCTACCCTGAATCCCTTCTTGTTTCAAATGTTTTATCTGGTTTGGACATAGAGTACTTGCCTATAGTACTGCAGATTGAAGCAAGGGAAAAGACAACTTGGCAAATGTTGCAGGATCTGCTGCTCAGTTTCGACAGCAAATTGGACAGGCTCAGTTCACTCTCTGAAAACAGTAAGCATTCTAACAATGCCTCTCCAACTGCAAATCTTGCTAACAAATCTGGTAGTGGAAATTACAACCCAGGAAACAACAATAACAAAGGCAGAGGAGGCTCGAGCAGTAACAGTCGTGGAAGGTTTAATGGCAGGGGCAGAAGTGGCAGAGGTGGCCCAAAACCTACATGTCAAGTCTGTGGAAGGTATGGACACTCTGCTGCCTATTGCTACAATCGATTTGATGAGACTTTCATGGGAACAACACCACCTGGAAACACTGGAGACAACAACAAATCTGGGCAAAATGCTACTGCCTTTGTGGCCACACCTGAAATGCTCCAAGATGATGCTTGGTATGCTAATAGTGGTGCAAGCAACCATGTCACATCTGAAGCT
This region of Cannabis sativa cultivar Pink pepper isolate KNU-18-1 chromosome 7, ASM2916894v1, whole genome shotgun sequence genomic DNA includes:
- the LOC115696852 gene encoding berberine bridge enzyme-like 26; this encodes MACVSSLSSILLLQCLIFICAATPTSPASTPENFIQCVSKNSELSVPVTTTLFTPNNSSFNSILDSTATNLRFLKPSLPKPEFIFTPLHDSQVQAAVICLRKLGLQLRLRSGGHDFEGVSYTSESQAPFVIIDLVNLRRIEVNIEDTSAWVQAGATNGELYYRISQKSRVHTFPAGICTSLGIGGYITGGGYGSLLRKYGLAADNVVDALIVDVNGKILDRKAMGEDLFWAIRGGGGGSFGIILWWKIKLVSVPEKVTVFRITKTLEQGAKKIIQKWQQIADKLDEDLFLKVTTTVANGTKIGQRTIATTYEALFLGNTNGLLRIMDHSFPELGLIKKDCVEMSWIETAAFLEGRQNGTPVEYLLQSKSIFKTFFKAKSDFIKKPIPDVGLEGLWERLLEKDIQAAIIWTPYGGKMSVIPESDSPFPHRKGIIFMSQYFNTWNIGEKHPEKHINWNRKLYEYMAPYVSMSPREAYVNYRDLDIGRNKKMSNTTSFKQSRVWGEKYFKANFDRLVSVKSEVDPDNFFWHEQSVPPLK